A single region of the Variovorax paradoxus genome encodes:
- a CDS encoding acetyltransferase, protein MTLGAVIVGAGGHAKVCIELLRAMNKPVAFCIGAEGSESSCLGVPVLQGDAHLQELRRAGYTSAFIAIGSNALRQRLGASAKVLGYELINAISPAAVVSPSARLGCGVAIMAGAVINADTSIGDLVIINTSASVDHDGRIEEAAHIAPHCGLAGNVTLGPRVFLGIGCKVIPGVSVGADVVAGAGSVIISDIPHHSRIAGIPAKNLRKKD, encoded by the coding sequence ATGACCTTGGGCGCCGTTATCGTCGGAGCGGGCGGACACGCCAAGGTCTGCATCGAATTGCTGCGCGCCATGAATAAGCCCGTGGCGTTTTGCATCGGCGCAGAGGGCAGCGAGAGCAGTTGCCTTGGCGTGCCTGTACTTCAGGGCGATGCGCATCTGCAGGAGCTTCGTCGCGCCGGCTATACCTCGGCGTTCATCGCCATCGGCTCTAATGCACTTCGCCAGCGCCTCGGCGCCTCGGCGAAAGTCCTGGGCTATGAACTGATCAATGCCATTAGCCCGGCAGCAGTGGTCTCGCCGTCGGCCCGGCTTGGTTGCGGCGTTGCGATCATGGCAGGCGCCGTCATCAATGCAGACACTTCCATCGGCGACCTCGTCATCATCAATACATCGGCCAGCGTCGATCACGACGGCCGTATCGAAGAAGCCGCCCACATTGCCCCGCACTGCGGTCTGGCGGGCAATGTCACGCTCGGCCCTCGTGTATTCCTAGGAATTGGCTGCAAGGTGATTCCGGGCGTGTCCGTCGGTGCCGACGTCGTGGCAGGCGCCGGCTCGGTCATCATCTCGGATATCCCCCACCACTCCAGAATCGCCGGAATACCGGCTAAAAATCTCCGAAAAAAGGACTAA